From a region of the Mycobacterium sp. SMC-8 genome:
- a CDS encoding Mu transposase C-terminal domain-containing protein: protein MVLADSTLEVLAGSRPVLWSVEALEGVPEEVADRARWWEQHIVEVLTGRRPESPPGQPIRPEFDPAVRSLRQRELTKLEELRAAGHDLALITLQRQRSRYEAKGLLGLVDGRYLAKRPVLGRVDERVVAVVRRLIDNETELSTGTVSRLQRKLEKALLAEYGPDDAPKAPSQATFYRLVKRLEEGKHTFGSARTRRSLAKQPDGPFGTVTAARPGEMVEIDSTPLDVRVVLDDGVVDRVELTAMVDNVTRSIPAAVLRPTTKAVDAALLLAKALTPEPMRPGWSDALRLSRSVLPHRRLTDIDQRLADAAARPVIAPETIVCDHGKAFLSKTFEQACCSLGINLQPAHPDQPTDKPKVERTLQSVGTLFAQYVAGYVGSSVERRGKNADQDAVWSLVELQALLDEWLVAVWQNRPHDGLRDPVTPGKALTPNEKFAALVEVAGYVPVPLSADAYIELLPATWRTIGSAGIRVNHRTYDARALNPYRRVDSGVRSRNGRWEVHYDPYDVSQIWVRNHHDDGWITATWTHMRTAAVPFGDTVWKQAQAIVAERGADPVTEAEIAAAADALLDRAERGPDTQQDPPAARRAAARARSIPEPSWPHPSVEGTNQNQEPSEVSTDRPANSDDDDLADVIPLPVFDARKEAEQWHW from the coding sequence ATGGTATTGGCCGATTCGACTCTGGAGGTTCTGGCGGGGTCACGACCGGTGCTGTGGTCTGTTGAGGCGCTCGAAGGTGTCCCCGAGGAGGTCGCTGATCGCGCACGATGGTGGGAGCAGCACATCGTTGAGGTATTGACCGGGCGCCGACCCGAAAGTCCGCCTGGGCAGCCAATCCGGCCAGAGTTCGATCCGGCGGTCCGATCCCTTCGCCAGAGGGAGCTGACCAAGCTTGAGGAGCTTCGAGCAGCCGGTCACGATCTGGCGTTGATCACCCTGCAGCGTCAGCGATCTCGCTACGAGGCCAAAGGTCTTCTGGGATTGGTGGACGGCCGCTATCTCGCCAAACGTCCAGTGTTGGGCCGTGTCGATGAGCGTGTCGTTGCCGTGGTCCGGCGTCTGATCGACAACGAAACTGAGCTATCAACCGGCACGGTGAGCAGACTTCAGCGCAAGCTGGAGAAGGCGCTGTTGGCCGAATACGGTCCCGACGACGCCCCGAAGGCCCCGTCACAGGCGACCTTCTACCGGCTCGTCAAACGCCTGGAGGAAGGCAAACACACCTTCGGTTCCGCCCGTACTCGCAGGTCATTGGCCAAGCAACCCGACGGCCCCTTCGGCACGGTAACCGCGGCCCGTCCCGGTGAAATGGTGGAAATCGACTCCACCCCGCTGGACGTGCGGGTGGTCCTTGACGACGGTGTAGTCGATCGGGTGGAGCTGACCGCCATGGTCGACAACGTCACCCGCTCGATCCCGGCGGCAGTTCTGCGGCCCACCACCAAGGCCGTCGATGCCGCGCTGCTGTTGGCCAAGGCGCTGACCCCAGAGCCGATGCGCCCGGGTTGGTCCGATGCGTTGCGGTTGTCACGCTCGGTGTTGCCGCATCGGCGTTTGACCGATATCGATCAACGGCTCGCCGATGCCGCGGCTCGCCCGGTGATCGCTCCCGAGACCATCGTCTGTGATCACGGGAAAGCGTTTCTCTCCAAGACATTTGAGCAGGCGTGCTGCTCACTGGGCATCAACCTGCAACCCGCTCATCCGGATCAGCCCACCGACAAACCGAAGGTGGAACGCACCCTGCAGTCGGTGGGTACATTGTTCGCCCAGTATGTCGCCGGGTATGTCGGTTCCAGCGTGGAACGTCGCGGCAAGAACGCCGACCAGGACGCAGTGTGGTCGCTGGTGGAACTGCAGGCGTTGCTCGATGAGTGGCTCGTCGCGGTGTGGCAGAACCGTCCCCACGACGGACTACGTGACCCGGTGACCCCGGGCAAAGCGCTGACGCCGAACGAGAAGTTCGCGGCCCTGGTCGAAGTCGCTGGTTACGTCCCGGTGCCTCTGAGCGCTGATGCTTACATCGAGTTGTTGCCCGCGACGTGGCGCACCATCGGCTCAGCGGGTATCCGGGTCAATCACCGGACCTACGATGCCCGGGCATTGAACCCGTACCGGCGAGTCGACTCTGGGGTTCGTTCCCGCAACGGCCGGTGGGAGGTTCATTACGACCCCTATGACGTCTCTCAGATTTGGGTTCGCAATCACCACGACGACGGTTGGATCACCGCGACCTGGACCCACATGCGCACCGCTGCAGTGCCGTTCGGGGACACCGTGTGGAAACAGGCCCAAGCGATCGTCGCCGAAAGGGGCGCAGATCCGGTGACCGAAGCCGAGATCGCGGCGGCGGCCGACGCCCTGCTGGACCGTGCCGAACGCGGCCCCGACACCCAGCAGGACCCGCCAGCAGCTCGACGCGCAGCCGCCAGGGCCCGATCCATCCCCGAGCCGTCCTGGCCACACCCCAGTGTCGAGGGCACCAACCAGAACCAGGAACCGTCTGAGGTGAGCACCGACAGGCCAGCGAACTCCGACGATGACGATCTTGCTGATGTCATCCCGTTGCCGGTGTTCGACGCACGTAAGGAGGCCGAGCAGTGGCATTGGTGA
- a CDS encoding ThiF family adenylyltransferase, with protein sequence MMYRNDPFIVLTADGATKIASSTATRGRVTIRSAPSENLFVVVALDVVDGVTLPVDIPQEFRALHWGDKTVPAQWVREPTDTLNILHINMLRRPGAATVSFDFFKETIPALVDPGARLGILITHQPDVPAELRAVGVCEFAGWLIHREGVRPIHVEVEPAVVGIGQLADSWPIERLATNSVMLVGCGSLGGAAAEALAGYGVGRVELVDPDRFLWHNMLRHILGPESVGRYKVSALKDHLNASWSSQDVRAHRLDVVDDAHHIRPLVEDVDLVLCTADGIAPRRVVSHLARRSATPAVLACVLDHGAVGEILRLRPTPRFGCLLCLRQHLAQRGAMDAEADQELDYGTGRTHQPMTAVPPDLRYVGTLAAKIAVATLLESLHGDHTQQLPDEHAILGLHPAGDLAEPFDLHKPGDIRWLPIPPPRQNCPTCAA encoded by the coding sequence ATGATGTATCGCAATGACCCCTTCATCGTGCTCACCGCCGACGGCGCCACCAAGATCGCGTCATCGACGGCGACCCGCGGCCGTGTCACCATTCGGAGTGCACCGTCGGAGAACCTCTTCGTCGTTGTTGCCCTCGATGTCGTTGACGGCGTAACGCTTCCAGTCGACATCCCACAAGAATTCAGGGCGTTGCACTGGGGCGACAAAACAGTGCCAGCCCAATGGGTACGCGAGCCCACCGACACCCTAAATATCTTGCATATCAACATGCTTCGCCGTCCCGGGGCGGCGACCGTCTCTTTCGACTTCTTTAAAGAGACAATCCCGGCGCTGGTAGATCCTGGCGCTCGACTCGGAATTTTGATCACCCACCAACCCGACGTGCCTGCGGAGCTGCGCGCCGTCGGTGTGTGCGAGTTCGCCGGGTGGTTGATCCATCGCGAAGGCGTGCGACCGATTCATGTAGAAGTCGAACCCGCTGTCGTCGGTATCGGACAATTAGCGGACTCCTGGCCGATCGAACGTCTCGCCACGAACTCGGTCATGTTGGTCGGCTGCGGCAGCCTGGGCGGCGCCGCCGCTGAAGCCCTGGCGGGTTACGGCGTGGGTCGCGTCGAACTCGTGGACCCTGACCGATTCCTTTGGCACAACATGCTGCGGCATATTCTCGGACCCGAAAGCGTCGGGCGCTACAAGGTGTCGGCGCTTAAGGACCACCTCAATGCCTCGTGGTCTTCCCAAGACGTTCGCGCCCACCGTCTCGACGTTGTCGACGATGCGCACCACATTCGGCCCCTTGTCGAGGACGTCGATTTGGTCCTGTGCACAGCGGACGGAATCGCCCCACGACGCGTCGTCAGCCACCTCGCCCGCCGCAGTGCCACACCAGCCGTGCTCGCTTGTGTCCTTGACCACGGCGCCGTCGGCGAAATTCTGCGGCTACGTCCCACCCCACGATTCGGATGCCTGCTCTGCCTACGCCAACATCTTGCTCAGCGCGGCGCCATGGACGCCGAAGCAGATCAGGAACTCGACTACGGCACCGGACGCACCCACCAACCCATGACGGCCGTTCCGCCGGATCTTCGCTACGTCGGCACCCTCGCCGCCAAGATCGCCGTGGCCACACTCTTGGAGTCACTGCACGGCGACCACACCCAACAATTACCTGACGAGCACGCAATTCTCGGGCTCCACCCCGCCGGCGACCTCGCTGAACCCTTCGACCTACACAAGCCAGGCGACATACGCTGGTTGCCCATCCCGCCCCCGCGCCAGAACTGCCCGACGTGCGCCGCTTAG
- a CDS encoding nucleotidyltransferase: MSVNDAFKAFQDVVNADLTAVRQARARRDLFKEAFGPLPDVLEVIPSGSLARGTQKDPIRDVDVIVVFNGDDHPDWGEAGASAKDALDYTRAHVHELLGASNGTHAQQVRLARWRNHAVKCFLDDPDDPDAFTVDAMPALRRDGKLLIPQAASNEWIDANPEYLITEVAKKHTAWNKFAGSVRMLKWWAAEQDIKIKSLVMEVLALQFLPTDSSQPAAIAQFFVSAAYHIEGGSEVLDPAQLCGPIQSDLDYEAFADYLASARDSAAKATQAQINNDTNGAIHHWGTVFGDDFPLPANPGPVIVPPPPRPVKDTPQG; encoded by the coding sequence GTGAGCGTGAATGACGCCTTCAAAGCGTTCCAGGATGTGGTGAACGCCGACCTCACCGCCGTACGACAGGCCCGCGCACGCCGAGACCTCTTCAAGGAGGCCTTCGGCCCGCTACCCGACGTCTTGGAGGTCATCCCGTCCGGCTCGCTCGCGCGCGGCACCCAGAAAGATCCCATCCGCGACGTCGACGTGATCGTCGTCTTCAACGGCGACGACCATCCGGATTGGGGCGAGGCCGGGGCCTCGGCCAAAGACGCGTTGGACTACACCCGAGCGCATGTCCACGAATTGCTCGGAGCCTCAAACGGCACCCACGCCCAGCAAGTCCGCCTCGCCCGCTGGCGCAACCACGCCGTCAAATGCTTCCTAGATGACCCAGACGATCCAGACGCCTTCACCGTCGATGCCATGCCCGCCCTGCGGCGCGACGGGAAGCTCCTCATCCCGCAGGCAGCCTCCAACGAATGGATCGATGCCAATCCCGAGTACCTCATCACCGAGGTCGCCAAGAAGCACACCGCCTGGAACAAGTTCGCCGGCTCGGTGCGCATGCTGAAGTGGTGGGCTGCCGAGCAAGACATCAAGATCAAATCTCTGGTCATGGAGGTGCTCGCGCTTCAATTCCTGCCGACCGACTCCTCGCAGCCTGCGGCCATCGCCCAGTTCTTCGTCAGCGCGGCCTACCACATCGAGGGCGGCAGCGAAGTCCTCGACCCGGCGCAGCTGTGCGGGCCCATCCAGTCTGACCTGGACTACGAGGCGTTCGCTGATTATCTAGCTAGTGCACGTGACAGCGCGGCCAAGGCGACCCAGGCTCAGATCAACAACGATACGAACGGAGCGATCCACCACTGGGGCACGGTCTTCGGTGACGACTTCCCCCTGCCCGCCAACCCGGGACCCGTGATCGTTCCACCGCCTCCGCGGCCGGTCAAAGACACCCCCCAAGGATGA
- a CDS encoding IS1634 family transposase, with translation MTITPAVVVTQRDGQQEARRLLADDTQGELDLGITPKAVRAHMVPPPAGMLFTEDAGESAVRELVVRPRVLKSCSGLLYDALAQVYASLGFDDAVGDEVFRDLVIARVVEPTSLLDADRVLAELGRTSASLSTRKRTLRRARGGGYRDQIAAACFAHARTAGDVSLVLYDVTTLYFEADKEDDLRRVGYSKERRVDPQIVVGLLVDRCGFPLEIGCFEGNKAETLTIVPIVKAFQARHEITDIVVVADAGMLASGNLRELDEAGLRFIVGSRVTKAPNDLASHFHWHGDFFTDGQIIDTITPRDRRGTATKTSDPKRKAEPVWDPATHTKSWRAVWAYSTKRAVRDTKTLNLQENKARAVVAGEKAARVPRFIKNCNGSQEFDEASLQRARRLVGLKGYVTNIDAALMPATEVVASYHDLWHVEASFRMSKSDLAARPMFARTRDAIEAHLTIVFTALAVSREVQTRTGLSLRRFLRTLKPLRSATIDLNGVIATYPPALNTEVNAILNALNAENSRH, from the coding sequence ATGACGATCACCCCCGCCGTGGTCGTCACACAGAGGGACGGTCAACAGGAGGCCCGCCGGCTGTTGGCCGATGACACCCAAGGCGAGTTGGATCTGGGGATCACGCCGAAAGCCGTTCGGGCCCATATGGTTCCACCGCCAGCTGGCATGCTGTTCACCGAGGATGCTGGAGAATCCGCAGTACGGGAGTTGGTGGTGCGGCCGCGGGTGCTCAAGAGCTGCAGCGGGCTGCTGTATGACGCCCTGGCGCAGGTGTATGCCAGCCTGGGGTTCGACGACGCGGTCGGCGATGAGGTCTTCCGTGACCTGGTCATCGCCCGGGTGGTCGAGCCGACCAGCCTGCTCGACGCCGATCGGGTCCTCGCCGAGCTGGGACGTACCTCAGCGTCACTGTCGACCCGCAAGCGCACCCTGCGCCGTGCCCGCGGTGGTGGTTACCGCGACCAGATCGCCGCAGCGTGTTTCGCCCACGCCCGCACCGCCGGTGATGTCAGCCTGGTGCTTTACGACGTCACGACCCTGTATTTCGAGGCCGACAAGGAAGACGACCTACGCCGCGTGGGGTACTCCAAGGAACGCCGAGTGGACCCGCAGATCGTGGTCGGGCTGCTGGTCGATCGGTGCGGATTCCCCTTGGAAATCGGCTGTTTCGAAGGAAACAAGGCCGAAACTCTGACGATCGTGCCGATCGTGAAGGCATTCCAAGCCCGCCACGAGATCACCGACATTGTCGTCGTCGCTGATGCGGGCATGCTGGCCAGCGGCAATCTGCGCGAACTTGATGAGGCAGGGTTGCGGTTCATCGTCGGATCGAGGGTTACCAAAGCGCCCAACGATCTGGCCTCGCACTTCCATTGGCACGGCGACTTCTTCACCGATGGCCAGATCATCGACACCATCACCCCACGCGATCGACGCGGCACCGCGACCAAGACCAGCGACCCCAAGCGCAAAGCCGAGCCCGTCTGGGATCCGGCGACCCACACCAAGTCCTGGCGGGCGGTGTGGGCGTACTCGACCAAACGCGCGGTGCGCGACACCAAGACGCTCAACCTGCAGGAGAACAAGGCCCGCGCGGTCGTCGCCGGCGAGAAAGCCGCGCGGGTACCGCGGTTCATCAAGAACTGCAACGGTTCCCAAGAATTTGACGAGGCGTCGTTGCAGCGCGCCCGCCGCTTGGTCGGGCTCAAGGGCTACGTCACCAACATCGACGCCGCACTGATGCCCGCGACCGAAGTGGTCGCCAGCTACCACGACCTCTGGCACGTCGAGGCGTCCTTCCGGATGTCCAAATCCGACCTCGCTGCCCGGCCCATGTTCGCCCGCACCCGCGACGCCATCGAAGCCCACCTGACCATCGTGTTCACCGCCCTGGCCGTCAGCCGCGAAGTCCAGACCCGCACCGGCCTGTCACTGCGCCGATTCCTACGCACCCTCAAACCCCTGCGATCAGCCACCATCGACCTCAACGGCGTCATCGCCACCTACCCGCCAGCCCTAAACACCGAGGTCAACGCAATCCTCAACGCACTGAACGCCGAGAATTCAAGGCACTAA
- a CDS encoding Mov34/MPN/PAD-1 family protein, which produces MRRLATRAESPVAHIAPAALRGIAREADRSHDGLETGGILLGPDTADAIVISRAGDPGPRAHRTEHSFLRDLAHAQSLANTAWNEDGHQWIGEWHTHPTGDLTPSALDLHSYLQHLHDPELHLEWFVAIIVGLTPDAGITTAAWLIERHRVRALSLDITIDSEHSAKHATRQPQHRTRTDSHTGTGER; this is translated from the coding sequence GTGCGCCGCTTAGCCACCCGCGCAGAATCACCGGTCGCGCACATCGCCCCCGCCGCCCTAAGAGGGATCGCCCGCGAGGCCGACAGATCACACGACGGCTTGGAGACGGGAGGGATCCTGCTCGGACCCGACACCGCCGACGCCATCGTTATCAGCCGGGCAGGAGATCCGGGGCCGCGGGCACACCGGACCGAGCACTCGTTCCTGCGAGACCTCGCGCACGCCCAATCTTTGGCGAATACAGCATGGAACGAAGACGGCCACCAGTGGATCGGCGAATGGCACACCCACCCGACGGGCGACTTAACGCCGAGTGCGCTCGATCTGCACTCGTATCTTCAGCACCTCCACGATCCCGAACTTCACCTCGAGTGGTTCGTGGCGATCATCGTCGGGCTCACACCGGACGCGGGCATCACCACTGCCGCCTGGCTTATTGAACGCCACCGCGTCCGCGCGCTGTCGCTGGACATCACCATCGACTCGGAGCACAGCGCCAAACATGCTACGCGACAACCACAACACCGCACCCGCACGGACAGCCACACCGGCACAGGAGAACGATGA
- a CDS encoding TniB family NTP-binding protein, with the protein MALVSPISQLEERRQPTTTLEGWRRFIDADRPEFTLLPDQDWSDLDDADRIAYNEARVAHHSELVVVTTSAIQKITNEGQLLTLLNQREIGARRGLIVSGGAATGKTTAIKQLGRFHELRIRTRYSDKTRIPVVYVTAPPKGSARKLAMEFARFLGLPPVRRMNVTDIADAVCQVLIDARTDIVVVDEIHNLNLDTRAGEELSDHLKYFTEHLPATFVYAGIDVERSGVFTGTRGRQLAGRCGVINTAAFPYGQEWRALVAAMEGTLRLHRHEPGTLVRQTKHLHQRTGGMIGSLAHLIRSAAIRAMLDHTEHIDREGLDSVLIDYAAQASAQRSAG; encoded by the coding sequence GTGGCATTGGTGAGTCCGATCAGTCAACTCGAGGAGCGCCGGCAGCCGACGACAACCCTGGAAGGGTGGCGACGGTTCATTGACGCTGACCGGCCTGAATTCACCTTGCTGCCCGACCAAGACTGGTCCGATCTCGACGATGCTGATCGGATCGCCTACAACGAGGCCAGGGTGGCCCACCATTCCGAGCTCGTCGTGGTGACCACCTCGGCGATCCAGAAGATCACCAACGAGGGTCAGCTGCTCACTTTGCTGAATCAACGCGAGATCGGCGCCCGGCGAGGGCTGATCGTCTCCGGTGGCGCAGCCACCGGAAAGACCACGGCCATCAAACAACTCGGCCGGTTCCACGAACTTCGGATCCGCACCCGTTACTCGGACAAAACCCGCATCCCTGTCGTCTACGTGACCGCTCCACCGAAGGGCTCAGCACGCAAGCTCGCAATGGAATTCGCCCGCTTCCTCGGGCTTCCACCGGTACGACGGATGAACGTCACCGATATCGCCGACGCGGTGTGCCAAGTGCTCATCGATGCGCGTACCGACATAGTGGTCGTCGACGAGATCCATAACCTCAATCTCGATACCCGTGCCGGAGAAGAACTTTCCGATCACCTCAAGTACTTCACCGAACACCTGCCCGCGACCTTCGTCTACGCCGGCATTGACGTCGAACGCTCCGGAGTGTTTACCGGTACTCGCGGCCGCCAGCTTGCCGGGCGCTGCGGTGTCATCAACACAGCGGCCTTCCCGTATGGGCAGGAGTGGCGGGCTCTGGTCGCCGCGATGGAGGGAACCCTGCGACTGCACCGACACGAGCCGGGCACGCTCGTGCGCCAGACGAAACACCTGCACCAGCGCACCGGCGGAATGATCGGAAGCCTCGCCCACCTCATCCGCTCGGCAGCCATCCGGGCAATGCTGGACCACACCGAACACATCGACCGCGAGGGCTTGGACAGCGTCCTCATCGACTACGCGGCTCAGGCCTCAGCCCAACGCAGCGCCGGATAG
- a CDS encoding SAVED domain-containing protein — protein MTTDPTGPIFISYRQEDGTAIAAELAWLLRAAGLPVWRDRDDLPPGDTQNRLIQAISAGISGAVLVVTPDIINSKVVKTVEAPGLLELHRTQPQFALAIANAVDTEDSSPDYTAPDALLDVKPGILTGVDQHPTDRAGLLHIVHKLLWHRAANHRARISDTDTCELSVQTRNVPQSYDSTASAFDIRVRPSEHERLPSAEGLNDLRDTIAFLPDAVTRTAAQRVRIRGGAHLCVAFTLGAALPSTRIGHIEVIDQRGKSWTSSGDASVSMPPHIYIQNQSVNGVPIASGRRAVAIYLDLMPDTSEAAFERYLEGNRQDLSAWQHLRSTGGDLLDNSIAGAIAAEAAARIRTLANDHANAEVHLLLRCPFALAILLGRLTNTLRVVIYEWDDSDHGLDNAGRPRYLPALRIRASAPAGAVDEVLLTRDIDEQG, from the coding sequence ATGACCACCGACCCGACTGGCCCGATCTTCATCTCCTATCGGCAAGAGGACGGTACCGCCATCGCGGCCGAACTCGCATGGCTGTTGCGAGCGGCGGGGCTGCCCGTATGGCGCGACCGAGACGACTTACCACCCGGCGACACCCAAAACCGGCTCATCCAAGCGATATCCGCGGGGATCTCCGGAGCAGTCCTGGTCGTCACACCAGACATCATCAACAGCAAAGTCGTCAAGACCGTCGAAGCCCCCGGCCTTCTGGAACTACACCGCACCCAGCCACAGTTCGCGCTCGCCATTGCCAATGCCGTCGACACAGAAGATAGCTCACCCGACTACACGGCTCCCGACGCCTTATTAGATGTCAAGCCGGGCATTCTCACCGGAGTCGACCAACACCCCACCGACCGCGCCGGTCTGCTCCACATCGTTCACAAGCTTCTGTGGCACCGTGCAGCGAATCATCGCGCACGCATATCCGACACGGACACTTGTGAACTGAGCGTGCAAACCCGCAACGTGCCGCAATCCTATGACAGCACCGCAAGCGCGTTCGATATCCGAGTACGGCCATCCGAACACGAACGGTTGCCCAGCGCTGAGGGACTCAACGACCTCCGGGACACGATCGCATTCCTACCCGACGCAGTCACTCGGACCGCCGCACAACGCGTACGGATCCGCGGAGGCGCACACTTATGTGTCGCGTTCACGCTAGGAGCCGCCCTGCCGTCCACACGCATCGGACATATCGAAGTGATCGACCAACGAGGAAAGTCCTGGACAAGCAGCGGTGACGCCAGCGTGTCGATGCCGCCACACATCTACATTCAGAACCAAAGTGTCAACGGTGTCCCAATCGCCAGTGGGCGCCGAGCCGTTGCGATCTACCTCGATTTGATGCCCGATACAAGCGAAGCGGCCTTCGAACGGTATCTCGAGGGAAACCGACAGGATCTCAGCGCGTGGCAACACCTTCGCAGCACCGGCGGCGACCTCCTCGACAACTCAATAGCAGGCGCCATCGCAGCAGAAGCGGCCGCACGCATCCGCACCCTGGCCAACGACCATGCGAACGCGGAAGTGCATCTGTTGCTGCGATGCCCCTTTGCCCTCGCCATCTTGCTAGGAAGGTTGACCAACACGCTACGTGTCGTCATCTACGAATGGGACGATAGCGATCACGGCCTAGACAATGCCGGTCGGCCGCGGTACCTGCCAGCCCTGCGTATCCGCGCCTCTGCACCCGCCGGCGCCGTCGACGAGGTTTTACTCACTCGCGATATTGACGAGCAGGGATGA
- a CDS encoding cadmium resistance transporter: MILSSVLPAIGLFIVTNIDDIIVLSLFFARGAGQRGTTSRITAGQYLGFAGILGAAVLVTLGAGAFLPPDVIPFFGLIPLALGLKAAWQAWRGNGDDDGDAKVAGKTVSVWAVAGVTFANGGDNVGVYVPVFLSVGHAAVVAYCVVFLLLVGVLVVIARYVATRRPIAEILERWEHILFPIVLIGLGIVILIGGLAF; encoded by the coding sequence ATGATCCTGTCGTCGGTTCTGCCCGCGATCGGGCTGTTCATCGTCACCAACATCGACGACATCATCGTGCTTTCACTGTTCTTCGCCCGCGGCGCAGGACAACGCGGGACCACCTCCCGGATCACCGCCGGCCAATACCTGGGATTCGCTGGAATTCTCGGCGCCGCCGTCCTCGTGACCCTAGGTGCGGGCGCATTCCTGCCGCCCGACGTCATCCCGTTCTTCGGACTCATCCCCCTCGCCCTGGGACTGAAGGCGGCTTGGCAAGCCTGGCGCGGAAACGGTGACGATGATGGTGACGCGAAGGTTGCGGGCAAGACCGTCAGCGTCTGGGCGGTCGCTGGCGTGACCTTCGCCAACGGCGGCGACAACGTCGGCGTCTACGTCCCGGTCTTCCTCAGCGTCGGACACGCAGCCGTCGTGGCCTACTGCGTCGTCTTCCTTCTTCTCGTCGGGGTGCTGGTGGTCATCGCCAGATATGTTGCCACCCGCCGCCCGATCGCGGAGATCCTCGAACGATGGGAACACATCCTGTTCCCGATTGTTCTGATCGGACTGGGTATTGTCATCCTGATCGGCGGCCTAGCTTTCTAG
- a CDS encoding TnsA-like heteromeric transposase endonuclease subunit: protein MLAGDAVAAGRCDAVFEVADVDGTSRLPLELAHGIRFDVDCEPVRSFPSFRGQRNFPGLWWFATTRRHIGYESWVERDQLMALDANPETVGVASQPFRLRWPDGRHHVPDYYARRSDGTVVIVDVRPDDRIPESDAELFARSEVVCIAAGWQYRRVGVLDPVLAANLRWLSGYRHPRALRPGVAAELLSCFAREQPLLEGATAVGDPLVVLPVLFHLLWHRRLVVDLSRTVLDDRTAVSAAAL, encoded by the coding sequence ATGCTGGCCGGTGATGCTGTTGCCGCGGGCCGGTGCGATGCGGTGTTTGAGGTAGCCGACGTGGATGGGACTTCCCGTCTTCCATTGGAGTTGGCTCATGGGATCCGGTTCGATGTCGATTGCGAGCCGGTGCGGTCGTTTCCGTCGTTTCGTGGGCAACGGAATTTTCCTGGGCTGTGGTGGTTCGCGACGACGCGCCGGCACATCGGTTATGAATCGTGGGTTGAGCGGGATCAGCTGATGGCATTGGATGCTAATCCTGAAACCGTTGGCGTTGCCTCCCAACCTTTTCGGCTGCGATGGCCCGATGGCCGTCATCATGTGCCCGACTACTACGCTCGCAGATCCGACGGCACGGTCGTGATCGTCGATGTTCGTCCCGATGACCGGATTCCTGAGTCTGATGCGGAGTTGTTCGCCCGCTCGGAGGTCGTGTGCATTGCGGCCGGCTGGCAGTACCGGCGCGTCGGTGTATTGGACCCTGTGCTGGCGGCGAACCTGCGGTGGCTGTCTGGGTACCGGCATCCGAGAGCGTTGCGACCTGGCGTGGCGGCAGAACTGTTGAGCTGTTTCGCCCGCGAGCAGCCCCTTCTGGAGGGCGCGACGGCGGTGGGCGACCCGCTGGTGGTGCTGCCTGTGCTGTTCCATCTGCTCTGGCATCGACGCTTGGTGGTCGATCTGTCCCGGACGGTCCTCGACGATCGGACGGCAGTGAGCGCGGCAGCGTTATGA